One Jeotgalicoccus saudimassiliensis DNA window includes the following coding sequences:
- a CDS encoding MFS transporter, with the protein MSEVYKDRLWTKDFINTSIVNFALMMSQYLLLVTMAMYATQEYGASVAMAGLVSSAFIIGSLIGRLFGGKHITAMGGKKMLLIGSGFIVLLTASYMIPMGIYPLIVLRILHGMAMGYAMTATGTIIAQIIPPSRNGEGIGYFSMSVVLATAVGPLIGVALIAAYGFISIFIFSFSMAVISLVIGLTVNAPPMRPIKSSETGKFDIFNFFEKRAIPISAVMFVMAFAYSGILSYVTAYAESISLIQAGSLYFTVYGVTVLLSRPITGPLLDRKGANVVMYPAIIMFAIGLAVISQASITIMFLVAAVLIGFGYGNVQSITQALSIKVTPPERLGLANTTYFIALDLGLGFGPFLLGPIATSLGYSGMYLTLGFIVLAGIIVYYLLHGRFDKHITQKHRA; encoded by the coding sequence TTGTCGGAAGTATATAAAGACAGATTGTGGACGAAGGATTTTATCAACACATCAATAGTGAACTTTGCACTGATGATGTCACAGTACCTGCTGCTCGTAACAATGGCGATGTACGCCACGCAGGAATACGGCGCATCTGTAGCAATGGCCGGACTGGTATCCAGTGCATTTATTATCGGTTCGCTGATCGGAAGGTTATTCGGCGGAAAACACATTACAGCGATGGGCGGCAAAAAGATGCTCCTGATCGGTTCGGGATTTATCGTTCTGCTGACTGCTTCATACATGATTCCGATGGGCATCTATCCGCTGATAGTTCTCCGTATATTACACGGAATGGCGATGGGCTATGCGATGACGGCAACCGGAACGATTATTGCCCAGATTATACCGCCGAGCAGAAATGGTGAAGGTATCGGCTACTTCAGTATGTCAGTAGTTCTGGCAACGGCAGTCGGGCCGCTGATTGGTGTCGCGTTAATTGCAGCATACGGATTTATCAGTATTTTTATCTTTTCATTCTCGATGGCTGTAATCAGTCTCGTGATAGGGCTGACAGTCAATGCACCGCCGATGAGACCGATTAAATCATCTGAGACCGGTAAATTTGATATCTTTAACTTCTTTGAAAAACGTGCAATTCCAATTTCGGCCGTAATGTTCGTTATGGCATTCGCTTATTCGGGGATTTTATCTTACGTGACTGCATACGCAGAAAGCATCAGCCTCATTCAGGCCGGCAGTCTCTACTTTACGGTATACGGTGTGACGGTGCTGCTGTCACGCCCGATTACAGGACCGCTCCTTGACCGTAAAGGGGCAAACGTTGTCATGTATCCGGCGATTATTATGTTTGCGATCGGACTTGCTGTAATCAGTCAGGCTTCAATAACGATTATGTTCCTGGTTGCGGCAGTACTGATTGGTTTCGGTTACGGCAACGTCCAGTCGATTACACAGGCGCTGTCCATTAAAGTTACACCGCCGGAACGTCTCGGACTCGCGAATACGACGTACTTTATAGCGCTGGATCTCGGCCTCGGTTTTGGACCGTTTCTGCTTGGTCCGATTGCAACGTCACTGGGTTACAGCGGAATGTATCTGACACTCGGATTTATCGTACTGGCGGGTATTATCGTATATTATTTACTGCACGGTCGGTTCGACAAACATATTACTCAAAAACACAGAGCATAG
- a CDS encoding pyridoxamine 5'-phosphate oxidase family protein yields MNINEMLKDSKIMTGPFPLPDETVHANPFDRFTEWYAHAVENDTKEPNSMVLGTIDENGTADSRVVLLKAVDETGFYFETGKARSKVRQLAHNSSTALNIYWREQGRQIRIKGTAIQTADFSHVADNLDASVRDLNAYKTVPSEIEFYQALNEGGYARLLYKFNDGMWKCDWL; encoded by the coding sequence ATGAACATTAACGAGATGCTTAAAGATTCAAAGATTATGACCGGACCGTTCCCGCTGCCTGACGAAACGGTGCATGCCAATCCGTTCGACCGTTTCACCGAATGGTATGCTCATGCTGTGGAGAACGACACGAAAGAACCAAACAGCATGGTGCTCGGTACGATTGATGAAAATGGTACTGCCGATTCACGCGTCGTTCTGCTGAAGGCGGTCGATGAGACTGGTTTTTACTTTGAAACCGGCAAAGCCCGAAGCAAAGTAAGACAGCTCGCTCACAACAGCAGTACTGCATTAAATATTTACTGGCGTGAACAAGGCCGTCAAATACGCATTAAAGGTACCGCCATTCAGACAGCTGATTTTTCACATGTTGCCGATAATCTGGATGCATCGGTCCGCGACTTAAATGCGTATAAGACCGTACCGTCTGAAATCGAGTTTTACCAGGCGTTAAATGAGGGCGGCTATGCCCGGCTCCTTTATAAATTTAATGATGGTATGTGGAAGTGCGACTGGCTGTAG
- a CDS encoding fatty acid desaturase, producing the protein MTKEKQAALRKSVMPYAKSQTKTSVIQLLNTILPFFILWFLAYQSLSVSFWLSLPFSILAAGFMIRSFIIFHDCTHGSFFKSKKLNNFFGNVTGVITHFAYEKWKKEHAIHHATSGNLDKRGVGDIWVMTVQEYEDADKWERLKYRLYRNPIVMFGFGPLYLFLIANRVNRKAAKRAERINTHVLTLIIVGIYLLIGFTLGWHVLLMVQLPIIYIAGMAGIWLFYVQHQFEDSYFENESEWDFVKAAVDGSSYYKLPAWLEWMTGSIGYHHVHHLAPRVPNYHLEEAHENTPPLHKATTITLKTSLESLKFRLYDEENNTFITFKNMKERLQTKVSGNQTVQ; encoded by the coding sequence ATGACTAAAGAAAAACAGGCGGCACTGAGAAAAAGTGTAATGCCGTATGCGAAATCACAAACTAAGACGAGTGTTATACAGCTGCTGAATACGATATTGCCATTCTTTATACTGTGGTTTTTAGCGTATCAGTCACTGAGTGTTTCATTCTGGCTGAGCCTGCCGTTTTCGATACTGGCAGCAGGTTTCATGATTCGTTCATTCATCATTTTCCATGATTGTACACATGGATCATTCTTTAAGAGTAAAAAATTAAATAATTTCTTCGGTAATGTAACCGGCGTAATTACACATTTCGCATATGAGAAATGGAAAAAAGAACACGCAATTCATCATGCAACGAGTGGTAACCTTGATAAACGTGGAGTCGGCGACATCTGGGTAATGACTGTGCAGGAATATGAAGACGCAGATAAATGGGAAAGACTTAAATACCGTCTATACCGTAACCCGATTGTTATGTTCGGTTTTGGTCCACTGTACTTATTCCTTATTGCAAACCGTGTGAACCGTAAAGCAGCGAAACGTGCAGAGCGTATTAACACACACGTTCTGACATTAATTATCGTCGGTATTTACCTGCTGATCGGCTTTACTTTAGGCTGGCATGTACTGCTTATGGTTCAGCTGCCGATTATATACATTGCAGGTATGGCGGGCATATGGTTATTCTACGTGCAGCACCAGTTCGAAGATTCATACTTTGAAAATGAATCGGAATGGGATTTTGTAAAAGCTGCGGTAGACGGCAGTTCCTACTACAAACTTCCGGCATGGCTTGAGTGGATGACGGGCAGTATCGGATATCACCATGTGCATCATCTGGCGCCGCGTGTACCGAACTACCATCTTGAAGAAGCGCACGAAAACACACCGCCGCTGCACAAAGCGACGACAATTACACTGAAAACAAGTCTGGAATCATTAAAATTCCGCCTCTATGATGAGGAAAACAATACATTCATCACATTTAAAAACATGAAGGAACGTCTTCAGACAAAAGTATCGGGCAACCAGACTGTACAATAA
- a CDS encoding DUF896 domain-containing protein, translated as MIAGLDRINELAKIQKTTGLTEAQKLEQKELREDYLRQIRGQVLDSFQGLTVVDPLGNDVTPEKLKEEQARNRENQ; from the coding sequence ATGATCGCAGGATTAGACAGAATCAATGAATTGGCAAAAATACAAAAGACTACAGGTCTGACAGAAGCTCAAAAATTGGAGCAGAAAGAATTAAGAGAAGACTATCTCCGTCAAATCAGAGGGCAGGTGCTGGATTCTTTTCAGGGATTGACGGTTGTTGATCCGCTTGGTAACGATGTAACGCCTGAAAAGCTTAAAGAAGAACAGGCAAGAAATAGAGAAAATCAGTAA
- a CDS encoding CynX/NimT family MFS transporter, translating into MDNRIDQSLLNSKHLRWLLITGVILVGANLRIPLTSAGALVSFIRDDFGISNALAGTITTLPLIAFALLSPFAPKIANKIGMELTIAISLLLLITGILIRSAGGITLLFTGTLMIGLAIAVGNVLIPGIIKMNFPYKIGLMTGMYAIIMNVFGALGSGLSIPIATSGNVGWRGSLIIWSGLAFITLLIWLPQLTKKHAGKKKLNNQNIGGMLRSPLAWKITLFMGAQSLIFYTLITWLPTILTANGYDIKLAGWGVFIFQFASIPFTFIIPVIADKMKNQVPIAIASSGMILGGVLGLFAGFSDLSILWIIMLGAGNGSAFSLSMMFFTLRTNDGYEAAELSGMAQSFGYLLAAVGPVMVGGLQDLTGSWALPLTMLAVFSAVMLVSGMASGKNKQVSNHS; encoded by the coding sequence TTGGATAATCGGATAGATCAATCTCTGCTGAACAGTAAGCACTTAAGATGGCTGCTGATTACAGGTGTAATTTTAGTTGGTGCAAACCTGAGAATCCCGTTAACTTCCGCAGGGGCACTCGTGTCGTTTATAAGAGATGATTTCGGCATCAGCAACGCACTTGCAGGCACGATTACTACACTGCCGTTAATCGCGTTTGCACTGTTGTCACCATTTGCACCGAAAATCGCAAACAAAATCGGCATGGAGCTCACGATCGCAATTTCACTGCTGTTACTGATTACCGGCATTCTCATTCGTTCGGCAGGCGGCATCACCCTGCTGTTTACCGGTACATTGATGATCGGTCTCGCAATCGCAGTCGGCAATGTGTTAATACCGGGAATTATTAAGATGAACTTCCCGTATAAAATTGGGCTGATGACAGGAATGTATGCGATTATTATGAATGTTTTCGGTGCGCTCGGGTCAGGTCTCAGCATTCCCATCGCAACATCAGGAAATGTTGGATGGCGCGGCTCACTGATTATATGGTCAGGTCTCGCGTTTATTACGCTCCTGATCTGGCTGCCGCAGCTGACGAAAAAGCATGCCGGCAAAAAGAAGCTTAACAATCAAAACATCGGCGGCATGCTGCGTTCACCGCTCGCATGGAAAATCACACTCTTTATGGGTGCCCAGTCGCTAATTTTCTATACGCTGATTACATGGCTGCCGACAATCTTAACGGCAAACGGCTACGACATTAAGCTTGCCGGCTGGGGTGTCTTTATATTCCAGTTTGCAAGCATTCCATTTACATTCATTATTCCGGTAATTGCGGACAAGATGAAAAACCAGGTGCCGATTGCAATCGCGAGCAGCGGTATGATACTCGGCGGTGTCCTCGGTCTCTTCGCAGGATTTTCAGACCTGTCGATTCTCTGGATAATTATGCTTGGTGCCGGTAACGGCAGTGCCTTCTCACTGTCCATGATGTTCTTTACACTGAGAACAAATGACGGCTATGAAGCAGCTGAACTGTCGGGTATGGCACAGTCATTCGGCTACCTGCTTGCAGCAGTCGGACCCGTGATGGTCGGCGGCCTGCAGGATTTAACAGGCAGCTGGGCGCTGCCGCTCACGATGCTCGCAGTATTCTCGGCAGTAATGCTCGTTTCCGGTATGGCGTCAGGTAAAAACAAACAGGTTTCCAATCATTCATGA
- a CDS encoding response regulator transcription factor, with protein sequence MIRVVLAEDQNLLLSALSSLLNLEEDITVVGTADNGKDALKLVEEQQPDICLMDIEMPLMTGLDAAEKLNGTGCKVIILTTYARPGYFERAKKAEVKGYLLKDTPSETLAESIRQIMNGKRIYSPELIDIAFETGNPLTSREIEIVQLLADGKTTKSIAEELHLSNGTIRNYVSIVLEKLSVNNRIEAIKKALDKGWLK encoded by the coding sequence ATGATCAGAGTTGTATTGGCAGAAGACCAGAATCTGCTGTTGAGTGCTCTCAGCTCGCTGTTGAATCTGGAAGAAGATATTACGGTAGTGGGGACGGCGGATAATGGTAAAGATGCGTTGAAACTGGTTGAAGAACAGCAGCCTGATATTTGTCTGATGGATATTGAAATGCCGCTGATGACAGGTTTGGATGCCGCAGAGAAACTGAACGGCACCGGCTGCAAAGTGATTATACTGACGACTTATGCCCGTCCGGGTTATTTTGAACGTGCTAAAAAAGCCGAGGTGAAAGGTTATCTGCTGAAAGATACGCCGAGTGAAACACTGGCGGAATCCATCAGACAGATTATGAACGGCAAGCGGATTTACTCGCCGGAATTGATTGATATCGCCTTTGAAACCGGTAATCCTCTGACATCGAGAGAAATTGAAATCGTCCAGCTGCTTGCGGATGGGAAGACAACAAAATCCATCGCTGAAGAGCTGCATTTATCGAATGGGACGATAAGGAACTATGTGTCAATCGTGCTGGAAAAACTCAGTGTAAATAACAGAATAGAAGCCATTAAAAAAGCACTGGATAAAGGATGGCTGAAATAA
- a CDS encoding sensor histidine kinase, which yields MKVKDWYHIFPSNTGLSLYIWIIFCVLPFYFIFRATSPVEIATGIVTTLIFFAVYWLTFKSKGAPVYIGMSIEIVINIIMTILFSYVYFALFIAMFIGNIKSRAGFITMYVLLLVTTVLSIVSASFFNYMIFLNHLPFLIMTILGVILIPLNKRSRLKQEALESQLEDANQRIAELAIKEERHRIARDLHDTLGQRLSMIGLKSDLSKKLIDARPEDAKRELQDIQDTARHALKEVREMISDMRRVNFCDELEHSRRILDTAAVKHTETIEADFKNIPILIENVLSMCLKESVTNIVKHSSATECMIILNESDKDIFLKISDNGTGTPGFNYGNGLQGMKERLQFVNGESEVHSSDSGFEVNITVPKVLRQIEEE from the coding sequence ATGAAAGTGAAAGACTGGTATCATATTTTCCCGTCAAACACGGGGTTGAGTCTTTATATATGGATTATTTTTTGTGTGCTGCCATTTTACTTCATTTTCCGTGCGACATCGCCCGTTGAAATTGCTACAGGCATTGTTACGACGTTGATTTTTTTCGCGGTGTACTGGCTGACATTTAAATCCAAAGGGGCACCTGTCTACATCGGCATGAGTATAGAAATTGTGATTAATATTATTATGACGATATTGTTCAGCTATGTGTATTTTGCATTATTTATTGCGATGTTTATCGGGAATATTAAAAGCAGGGCAGGCTTCATTACGATGTATGTGCTGCTGCTCGTTACAACGGTATTGTCGATAGTTTCTGCCTCGTTTTTTAATTACATGATTTTCCTAAACCATCTGCCGTTTTTAATTATGACGATTCTCGGGGTTATTTTGATTCCGCTGAACAAGCGCAGCAGGCTGAAACAGGAAGCATTGGAATCACAGCTCGAAGATGCGAATCAGCGCATTGCGGAGCTGGCGATTAAAGAAGAGCGTCACCGTATTGCGAGAGATCTGCATGATACGCTTGGGCAGCGTTTATCAATGATCGGGCTAAAGAGTGATTTATCGAAGAAACTGATTGACGCCCGGCCGGAAGATGCGAAAAGAGAACTTCAGGATATACAGGATACTGCACGGCATGCCCTGAAGGAAGTCCGTGAAATGATCAGTGATATGAGACGCGTGAATTTCTGCGACGAGCTGGAACACTCGAGACGGATTCTCGACACGGCTGCAGTGAAGCATACAGAAACGATAGAAGCGGACTTTAAGAACATTCCGATACTGATAGAAAATGTGCTCAGCATGTGTTTGAAAGAATCGGTCACAAATATTGTTAAACACAGCAGTGCAACGGAGTGTATGATTATATTGAATGAGTCGGACAAAGATATATTCCTGAAAATTTCCGATAACGGCACGGGGACACCGGGCTTTAATTACGGTAACGGCCTGCAGGGAATGAAGGAACGTCTTCAGTTTGTTAACGGTGAATCAGAGGTCCACAGTTCGGATAGCGGCTTTGAAGTAAACATTACGGTACCGAAAGTACTGAGGCAGATAGAGGAGGAATAA
- a CDS encoding aspartate dehydrogenase domain-containing protein: MNIGLVGSGAIGQYLLKNINKGSNEDLNVTSVYVRNYDKYKHLEEQYNVELFTDLEKFLAADTDVIVEAANVETCKEIIPEIIKVKDTVMISIGALADEELLKTVTAEGAKTLHLPSGGIGGLDLVQNARALGNLDTVTLTTRKPAGSLIDEPVEEETVVFEGKAKDAIDKFPKNMNISIILSLAGVGIDKTNVVLIADPNATLNKHTINIAGNFGDAEFTMTSNPLPENPKTSSLAALSLYATLERLADNVKIG; the protein is encoded by the coding sequence ATGAATATTGGATTAGTTGGTTCAGGTGCAATCGGTCAGTATTTATTAAAGAACATTAACAAGGGCAGCAATGAAGACTTGAATGTAACGAGTGTATACGTGCGTAATTACGACAAGTATAAACATCTTGAAGAACAGTATAATGTAGAACTCTTCACTGACCTGGAAAAATTCCTCGCAGCCGACACGGATGTTATTGTCGAAGCGGCGAACGTTGAAACATGCAAGGAGATAATTCCTGAAATTATTAAAGTAAAAGATACGGTAATGATCAGTATCGGTGCACTTGCAGACGAAGAGCTGCTTAAAACAGTGACAGCTGAAGGTGCGAAAACACTTCACCTGCCATCTGGCGGTATCGGCGGACTTGACCTTGTGCAGAATGCGAGAGCGCTCGGCAACCTGGACACAGTGACTTTAACGACGCGTAAGCCTGCGGGTTCACTGATCGATGAGCCTGTGGAAGAAGAGACAGTTGTGTTTGAAGGGAAAGCGAAAGATGCCATCGATAAATTCCCGAAAAATATGAACATCTCGATTATATTGTCACTGGCAGGCGTTGGAATTGATAAGACGAATGTTGTGCTGATTGCAGATCCAAACGCAACATTAAATAAACATACAATTAATATTGCGGGTAATTTCGGTGATGCAGAGTTTACAATGACGAGCAATCCGCTGCCGGAAAACCCGAAAACAAGTTCGCTCGCAGCATTGAGCCTGTACGCAACGCTTGAAAGACTCGCAGATAACGTTAAAATCGGCTGA
- a CDS encoding FAD/NAD(P)-binding protein, with translation MKSKRIAIAGAGVAGISIVKFFVNDKRFSERLKIDIYDAPATMGRGYAYQHDDDHLIINLPAEEMSLTADPDDYVSWLERNGYQAESYTSRRVFGEYMHSTLTALKEGHSNINIIKNYADNITFNEDSETYTLHSGNERRDYDAVYLMTGELSYSDPYELKGEPDYFYNPYPIEENLNNLKGRIGIIGSGLSAIDSFRYLLRNGHDQVYVLSRSGEMPAVRGTYFDIQPECLTLGAAMQHEKDGLIPLEQIVELFIEEMTAQGLDMSLFERKTDRPEIDLKYDLEHMDTVGKLQYLIVNLEDTFKTLFKYLSRSDKRKFLQDYHPYINGNHSPMPPHGAEQILEWIDEDRLIFMHGMDSVSADNGFTVTFEDGGSENFDILINATGPVKNIEKDNTELIQNMYDALILEADEFGGALLSKDHEIISPRFGTLGNFYTIGALSAGSDYLIRGVGMLSKETEELVSHFYNTNGE, from the coding sequence ATGAAATCTAAAAGAATAGCAATTGCAGGTGCGGGAGTGGCCGGAATTTCCATTGTTAAATTTTTTGTAAACGATAAACGGTTCAGTGAACGGTTGAAAATTGATATTTATGATGCACCGGCAACGATGGGGCGGGGGTATGCGTACCAGCATGACGATGACCATCTCATTATTAACTTGCCGGCGGAGGAAATGTCGCTGACTGCGGATCCTGATGATTACGTAAGCTGGCTGGAAAGAAACGGATATCAGGCTGAAAGCTATACGAGCCGGCGCGTGTTTGGCGAATACATGCACAGTACGCTGACTGCACTGAAGGAAGGGCACAGCAATATTAATATTATTAAAAATTATGCAGACAACATTACATTTAACGAAGACAGTGAAACCTACACGCTGCATTCAGGTAATGAAAGACGGGATTACGATGCCGTGTATCTAATGACAGGTGAGCTGTCATACAGTGATCCGTATGAATTGAAAGGTGAACCGGATTATTTCTATAATCCGTATCCGATAGAAGAGAATTTAAATAATCTCAAAGGAAGAATCGGAATTATCGGCAGCGGGCTGTCTGCAATCGACAGCTTCAGATATTTACTCCGAAACGGGCATGATCAGGTATATGTTCTGTCGAGAAGCGGGGAAATGCCTGCTGTCAGAGGTACGTATTTTGATATTCAGCCTGAATGCCTGACACTTGGCGCTGCCATGCAGCACGAAAAGGACGGCTTGATTCCACTTGAACAGATTGTGGAGCTTTTTATAGAGGAAATGACAGCGCAGGGACTCGATATGTCACTGTTTGAACGTAAAACCGACCGCCCGGAAATTGATTTAAAGTATGATCTTGAGCATATGGATACGGTCGGTAAACTCCAGTATTTAATTGTGAACCTTGAAGATACATTTAAAACGCTGTTTAAATATTTGTCACGAAGCGATAAGCGTAAGTTTTTACAGGATTATCATCCCTATATTAACGGGAATCATTCACCGATGCCGCCGCACGGTGCAGAACAGATTCTCGAATGGATTGATGAAGACAGACTGATCTTTATGCACGGGATGGATTCCGTATCGGCAGATAATGGCTTTACGGTAACGTTTGAAGACGGTGGATCCGAAAATTTCGATATTTTAATTAATGCTACAGGGCCTGTGAAAAATATAGAAAAAGATAATACTGAACTGATTCAGAATATGTATGATGCGCTAATACTTGAAGCGGATGAGTTCGGCGGGGCGCTGCTGAGCAAAGATCACGAGATAATCAGTCCGAGATTCGGTACATTGGGTAATTTCTATACAATCGGTGCACTGTCTGCGGGCTCGGATTATTTAATCAGAGGTGTCGGCATGCTGTCGAAAGAAACAGAAGAACTGGTCAGTCATTTCTACAATACAAATGGTGAATAA
- a CDS encoding Nramp family divalent metal transporter — protein MNRFKDILKALGPGMVITASFIGPGTVTTMTRAGAGFGYSILWAVIFSVIATIVLQEMIIRLALVTRRGLGEAIYDLFSNTLGKFFVVWISMLAVAIGCAAYMSGDLLGTSLGLGYLLDIPTNILAPVVGVIILTIGLLGSYKVVEKIMLGLMVIMGATFITTMFLVKPDWGEVFSGALIPSIPDGSIIMVIALIGTTVVPYNFFLHATAVHERFGSLKYLTLARWDTIISITIGGIISAAILISAGTLIYGQEVDNVVALSGPLVPVLGEVWAPVFISVGLFAAGFSSALASPMGAAATVSSFFKWEGGMKNKKFKMVFGLVILIGVVTSAIGFEPLEVILLAQALNGLILPLIAILIYIIVNKKGLMGKHKNGPILNIAGFLVVAVVSFLGIYSMIDAVTAFFG, from the coding sequence ATGAACAGATTTAAAGATATACTGAAAGCACTTGGACCCGGTATGGTCATTACAGCTTCATTCATCGGTCCGGGAACAGTAACGACGATGACACGTGCCGGAGCAGGTTTCGGCTACAGTATTTTATGGGCGGTCATATTTTCTGTCATTGCAACAATCGTGCTGCAGGAAATGATTATAAGACTGGCCCTGGTCACACGACGCGGCCTCGGTGAAGCAATTTACGATTTATTCAGCAATACGCTCGGGAAGTTTTTCGTGGTCTGGATTTCAATGCTTGCAGTAGCAATCGGGTGTGCAGCCTACATGAGCGGTGACCTTCTCGGAACATCGCTCGGTCTTGGTTATCTGCTCGATATACCGACAAATATACTGGCGCCTGTTGTCGGTGTCATTATTTTAACAATCGGCTTACTCGGAAGTTATAAAGTTGTGGAAAAAATTATGCTCGGTTTAATGGTGATTATGGGTGCAACATTTATTACGACGATGTTCCTTGTCAAACCTGACTGGGGAGAAGTATTCAGCGGGGCATTGATACCGTCGATTCCGGATGGTTCGATTATTATGGTTATCGCGCTGATTGGTACAACGGTAGTACCGTATAACTTCTTCCTTCATGCAACAGCTGTGCACGAACGTTTTGGAAGTTTGAAATATTTAACGCTGGCACGCTGGGACACAATCATTTCAATTACTATCGGGGGAATTATTTCAGCAGCAATTCTGATTTCTGCCGGAACGCTTATATACGGTCAGGAAGTTGATAATGTGGTTGCACTTTCCGGGCCGCTCGTACCGGTACTTGGTGAAGTATGGGCACCGGTCTTTATCAGTGTCGGGTTATTCGCAGCAGGATTTTCATCTGCACTGGCATCGCCGATGGGTGCAGCTGCAACGGTCAGCTCTTTCTTTAAATGGGAAGGCGGCATGAAAAATAAGAAATTTAAAATGGTTTTCGGACTCGTGATATTAATCGGTGTTGTAACATCGGCAATCGGTTTTGAACCGCTTGAAGTCATCCTTCTTGCACAGGCATTGAACGGACTTATTCTTCCGCTGATTGCGATACTGATTTACATTATTGTTAACAAAAAAGGACTTATGGGCAAACATAAAAACGGTCCGATTTTAAACATCGCGGGATTTCTTGTTGTGGCGGTCGTGTCATTCTTAGGTATTTACAGTATGATTGATGCAGTCACAGCATTCTTTGGATAA
- a CDS encoding GNAT family N-acetyltransferase, whose translation MTPHIVQCTVNDRETLLKLSYDTFYEAFRAQNTAENMKAYTDSAFTIDRITEELRHPESKFYFIYSGDVPAGYLKVNINDAQSEPMGSDALEVQRIYVLSEYHKQGFGKALLNHAYSIAHSLKKTKVWLGVWEENDNAIGFYKKQGFKKTGSHSFFMGDDEQTDLIAEKILPSN comes from the coding sequence ATGACCCCACATATAGTACAGTGCACTGTAAATGACAGAGAGACGCTGTTAAAATTAAGTTATGATACGTTTTATGAAGCATTCCGGGCCCAGAACACAGCTGAAAACATGAAGGCTTATACCGATTCCGCTTTTACAATCGACAGGATTACAGAAGAGCTGAGGCACCCGGAATCAAAGTTTTATTTTATATACAGCGGCGATGTGCCTGCCGGATATTTAAAAGTAAATATCAATGATGCTCAGTCTGAACCGATGGGTTCCGATGCGCTTGAAGTTCAAAGAATTTATGTGCTCTCTGAATATCATAAACAGGGCTTTGGCAAAGCATTGCTGAATCACGCATACAGCATTGCACACTCACTGAAAAAGACAAAGGTCTGGCTCGGTGTGTGGGAGGAGAACGATAATGCCATCGGCTTTTATAAAAAACAGGGCTTTAAGAAAACAGGGTCTCATTCTTTCTTTATGGGAGATGACGAACAGACAGATCTTATAGCCGAAAAAATTTTACCGTCAAATTAA